Below is a window of Veillonella rodentium DNA.
CGATACGCTCAATACGATTAAGGCGAAAGCCAGAATAAACTTTATTTACCTCCATGCCATCCCTTCTTTCTATATACATATAATTAATTATCTCAATATATTATTATATCACGACACGACATCTAAATATACAGGACAAGAATCACTATCAAATATATGCTGTATATAAAACACCCTACGGATACATCGTCTTAGACGAGGCACCATAGGGTGTAAACTTATTTATTATGTTGCATCTGCCACTTATTATTGCGACGCAAGGTTAACAGACCTTCCAAGACAGCTTCAAATTGTACGAAACTCAATGTATACGGCGCATACATATCCGGAACAACCTTATAAGTTATGGTCACTTCCGATTTATCATAATCGTAGAATATACCATGCAGATTGCTCATCGTCGTATATCCCGTCTGAGCCTGCTCCAAGGTGGGAATCGGCTGATTTTTCAAGTTACCGAGCAAATCGCTGATAAAGCCTTCCTTCCGACCTTGATCATTGAGCATTTCATCCATAAAACTACCGAGACTATCCATATGGAATTAACCTCGTTTGTCTAATATCAAACCATTATGGATTACGCGTACCGCATCTTTCACACGATCTTCCGCAACGAGGCAGGAGATACTGATTTCAGAAGTCGAAATGATTTCAATATTGATTCCCTCTTTACTGAGGATATCGAACATTTGAGCCGCAACGCCCGGTTGACCTAACATGCCGGCACCGATGATGGATACTTTCGCCATTTTTTCATCGATATTGACAGCTTCAATGTCGATGGACTGTTGCAGTTGCGCCAATACTTCACGCGCCAATACGACATCATCCAAAGCAATTGTAAAAATAAGATCCGTCTTAGGCTCATTTTTAGAACGGATAGATTGAACAATCATATCCACATCCACATTTTTCTCTGCCAACGCTTTAAATACGGTTGCCGCGATGCCCGGCTTATTCTCAACGCCTACGAGAGCCACTTTTGCTGTATTTGTATCATCTGCAACGCCGGTAATAACGTGTTTATTTGCTTCCACTGTATAATCCTCCCGAATAATTGTACCTGTTGTATCACTGAATGTAGAACGCACATGAATAGGTACGCCATATCGAAAACCCATTTCTACGGCGCGAGGTTGCATTACCCCTGCACCGAGGCGGGCCATTTCAAGCATTTCACCGTACGTGACCTCTTCCAATTTAAAAGCTTCCTTCGCCACGCGAGGATCCGTCGAATACACGCCGTCAACATCAGTAAATATCTCACATACATCCGCTTCCATCGCACCTGCCAGAGCTACCGCAGTCGTATCGGAACCTCCGCGCCCGAGGGTAACCATATCGCCAATATCGGTAATCCCCTGAAATCCCGCAACGACAACGATATTACCTTCGTTAAGGGCTGTAAACACACGGTTCGGGTCAATCTCAAGAATACGACCTTTATTAAAATTGTCAGAACTTGTAATACCCGCTTGAGCCCCTGTCATGGAAATGGCCTTTTGTCCACGCTCAATGAAAGCCATAGCCATCAACGCGATTGTAACCTGTTCCCCGGTACATAATAACCGGTCCATTTCACGACCATATGGTTTCGATGTCACTTGCTTTGCTAGGGCTACCAAATCATCAGTAGTGTCCCCCATCGCGGAAACAACGACAACAATCTGATCGTCAGATTGCTTCTCTCTAATAACGCGATCGACGATATTGAATATTTTTTCCGGTGTTGCTACAGAACTGCCACCGAATTTTTTAACGATTAAGGCCACAATAATCCCTCATTTAACGTAACTTACTAAAAATGAATATGCATTTACTTTACCACAAAATGAACCGCACTGTAAAGGTTCTGACAGCACATTTTCCACCAGTAATAAACTTTAATCTTTTTCACGAGGACAAAAATATGCAAAAAAATACCAGCCCGAAAGCTGGTATTAAAGTTGCAATTAAGCAACAACGATATCTTTTTCAGATTCCCACAAACCGTGGATGTTGCAGTAAGAAACAGCAATCAATTTGCCGGATTTCTTCAACGCTACTGCAAGAGTACCTTCAGAAACAGCCACTACAGGGCCTTCATTAGCAGTTGCACCGTCACCATGCACGTTGAAATCGATAGCACCGATTTCGTAAGGTAATTGAGTGCCTTCCGCTACGAAGTACAATTTAATCCAATCGATATGATGTTCTACCGTATTTGGATGTGCAATGTCCTTACCTACGGACAATGTTACATGGAAAGTTTCACCTGCTTTTACAGTATCCACAGTTTCAATTACAGGAACGTGTTTTTCAGTTGCGAAATCGCCGGATTTAATGTAGTCATGAACAGCCATAATAACCTCCTGGTTAATTCTTATATACATACTTAATGTTTATAAATCTCATGCACACGCTGTGCTTATGTCTATATTATACATTTTCGATATAGTTTACGCAAGAACTTTTTCGAAAAATTTAGATTTATTTTTCAGCTGAGAATACTTGGTAATTTTACTCTAGGAAACGCCTAAAATTCTATGCCCTTGGCAGCCTTGATTCCCTTTTCATAAGCGTGCTTGACAACCTTCATTTCCGTTACCGTATCCGCCAACTCGATAATCTCAGGCTTTGCATAACGGCCCGTCAAAATGACATGGAGGCGTTCCGGCTTATGTTGTAGCATATCTACTACAGATTGCACATCGATGAGCTCATAGTTAATAGCATTATTAATTTCATCCATGATAATGAGATCCCATTTATCTGAGTTAACCTCATCAACCAAAGTACGCCAGGCCTCCTGAGCGGCCTTCTTGTGTCGATCCAATTCCGCCGGAGATATTTCATCTCTCTTATAATAGATAAAGCCCTTCCCCATGGAACGGATCTCTATATTATCCCCCAACTTCGCGAGGCCTGCCAATTCTCCATAGCCGTTACCGCTTTTTATAAACTGTAAAATCAAGACCTTAAAGCCTTGCCCTACAGCACGTAACGCTACACCCAAAGCAGCTGTCGTTTTCCCTTTACCGTTGCCGGTATTGACCAAAATCAAACCACGATCACTCATAAGCAACTCCTTATTATCGGTTATTTTTAAATGCCTCACATCGATTTACGAAATGCTGAGCCCCTTCATCGGTGCCGGCAAAATTCAAATGCAGATACGATGCCAACACATTATTCGATGCATAACCTCCATCATAGGATTGAGGTTTACGCCCGCCCTCCAGGTGAAAAGCCCACGGGAAATCTTCAATGGTAGGCTCCATCGTGGAAAAATGGAATTCATGACCGCGTAAGCTCGCCCCTGTATCGCCCAACAAGGTATCTCGTTTAGCCGTAGCCGTCACATACCCTACCTTTTGCAGATTTTGCTGCATCTTGCAATTAGCGGGCACGATACCAACTGTATCATATACAGAACCTTCAAAATCATGAATCGTTTCACATAAATACATGAGGCCGCCACATTCCGCATAAATTGGCATTCCCTGTTCGCTGGCTTCACGAATCGATGACTTCATAGCTTCATTGGCGGATAACTGATGTAAAAACATCTCCGGAAATCCTCCGCCAAAAATGAGCCCGTCAACAGAAGGAATCTCAACATCATTGAGAGGACTGAAATATACAAGCTCAGCCCCCTTTTTCTCTAATGCCGCAAGGCTGGCAGGATAATAAAAAGAAAAAGCTTCATCATAGGCAACGCCTATTTTAGCTTTTTTCTGCATATGCGTTGTATCGGTCGCTTCCGGCAATTCAATTGCCGGCGCACTCGATGCAATAGAAAACAACCGCTCTAAGTCCACCATCTTTTCCACAGCGCTGCGGATCGTTGCAATAGCTTCCGTCGGATCCGACTCTGTTACCGGAGTCAACCCGAGATGACGTTCCGGTGAATGCATACGGTCATCACGATAAATAGCTCCGATTACGGAAACACCTATTTTATCCATGCCTTCACGAATCATGCGCTCATGGTTAACCGATCCCAAACGGTTTAATATAACACCTCCGAAATTAACCTCCGGATCATAATCTCGAAACCCTTTGGCGATAGCGGCGCCGCTTTCACCCATAGCCTTGCAGTCGATAACGAGCACCACCGGCGCCTGTAATTGTTTGGCGATTTGAGCCGTACTGCTCACGCCCTCTCGTCCACCATCGTAAAGCCCCATCACTCCTTCGATAATAGCGAGGTCTACACCGTTCGCCATCGATGCAAAAAAGGGATTCAACTTGTGAGACGGTACCAGCCACGTATCTAAATTATAACTATCTCGACCGGATGCAATTTTATGAAAGCCCGGATCAATATAATCCGGGCCCACTTTAAAAGATTGCACCGTACGTCCTTCCCCTGCATAAGCCGCTAATAAACCTGCTACAATAGTCGTCTTACCTACACCTGAATTAGTGCCGGCAATAACAACGCGTGGAATCTGTACTGTGTTCATAGATATTACCTCGTAGTTACGACGTGTTTGTTAACGGTCCTTGCGCTTTGCAAGAATCGTAGATAAATAGTTAAGTTTTGAATCTTTAGGCATATTATCAAGACCTACAAAAACCTGTTCATCAGGCAAACCCACGCGACTGATCATCACCGCATCATCCGCCATATTATGCTTTAACAGCACCTCTTGCACTTCATCAAAGTTCTTATAAACTTTCATAATAACCACATCATCCGCAACGGCCAGTACAGCATCGATTTTTTCCTTCGGCGCGGTAGCAGGAACAATAGCGAGAACCTCTTCCTTCTCTACGATAGGATATCCCAAGTGCGAACCGATAGCACAAAAGGCCGTAATGCCGGGAATCGTTTCGATTTCATGACCCGTATTTTCAATCAAGCGATATACATACATATATGTACTGTAGAACATAGGGTCACCAAGGGTTAAGAATACGACGCTCTTACCTTGATCCAAATAGGACAGAATAATGCGTTTCGCCTCTTCCCAGCCTTCCTGTTGAGTCGCATCATCCAAGACCATCGGGAATACAACGGGAACGATTTCCGTATGCTCCTGAATGTACGGCTGTGCAATATTCAGTGCTACAGAGCCGTCTTTCTTTTCCGTTTTCGGTGTAATAATAATATCCGCTTCACCTACAATACGCGCAGCTTTCACAGTCATCAATTCAGAATCACCAGGGCCTACGCCAATGCCATATAACTTACCTTTCATGGTATATCTCCTATTTCAACAGTTTTTAATATAAATTTATATTTTTACAATCTGACTTCTATTATAACCAATTTATGCAACATATACAAAAATCTATTTGATATTCGGAATAGCAGGCCGATGGGCACTGCGCTTACCATATATATCGTCGATGCAATCCTGCACATGTTGACGGAAAATATCGTGGATCACATCATATTCGCCAAGGGCGCTATTAATCGGTTCAACCTCATAACCGGCCGCAGCAATTTCGTTGATTACACTGTCATCTGCATCACCGAAGAGATCATTTTGTGCATGATCACCTAATACGAGCAATAAAGGATGTACATAAATTCGGTTCGGCCGCTTCCCATCCAGCCAGTCCCAAGGCAAAGCCACATCCGTAATGTATGGCGCATTTTCAAGAACAGCCACGCGGACATTAGTGAAACCCGCACGAATCAATTTAAATTGTAAATTACCATACGAAGAATTCCCCGAACCGAGACCGCCATGACCGACCAGCAGTAGACCGTCCTCACCGGAAATATTCAAAGACTTGATAAAACGATCGATTAAAATCTGATAGTCATCCGGATGCTCCTCCTGTGCCATGTAGTACACGAGAGGTCTACCAACACGCAACACTTCAAGCCGACCTTCCCCTTCATGAGCCAGAATGTTATGTTTCAGCTTATCAAACTCTTCACCGCCCGTAAAATGTAACGGCTGTACATACACATGAGTATACCCGTCCTGAATGAGCTGTTCCAGCGCTCCCTGCTCAGTAGGAATGGTAATCCCCCGCTCGCGCAATCGCTTCACGATAATACGAGATGAAAAGGCAAGCTTTACCGTATAATCGGGAAAGGATTTACTAATATACTTCACAACGGAATCAATATTCTGTTCACGAGCACTGTCAACCGTGGAGCCGAAAGCTACCACTAAAATCGCTTGTTTCATGAAAATCTCCTTATCTAATCATCATTATATGTTAATCATACCATAGAGATTTCACAGACGTCATACCATAGTACGTATAAAATAGCGATTATAAGTATTTTTCATAGTGAAAGTATCACTGATACGTCACGATAATCCCGGTAAAATATGCACACATCCTATTTAAAAAATCATACTCCTCATATAAAAATCCCCTCTACTAGTTATCTAATAGAGAGGATTTTTAAGTTCAAAATAATGTAACGCCCCTAGGAAATCAAGCCTTGTACTTCAACGCGAGAAGAGGATGTCATAACCGGTTTCACGGATTCTCTGGGCGTACTACGTCTACGGTCAGACATGCGAATGGCCTGGCCCAAATGCTTCAGGAATAAATCCTGAACATATGGATTTTCCCCAAGACCTTCATTCCAGATAGATACATTATAGCCTTCTTCCGCAAGCAACGCATAAATCGAATCGGAACGTTCACCGCCAAGATAATCCATAAGATGCGTAGAGCCGATGAGCGCCAACGGTACCACAAGAACGTCTTTGTGACCCATGCGGTCAAGCAATGTAAGAGCCTGCTTAAATGTAGGGAATCCGTTCGTCGTAAACACCGCAATATTAGGGGCCGCACCATACATCGCTTTCAGCTGCAACGTACTGAACTCCAACTGATTCTGGCCGTTCGCCATCAATACAACAGATTTATTCAACGCTTTTGTATTCACGTGACGAATAATACCTTCTAACGTAGCTTCATAGTCATCCGCATAATTTTTTACACCTAACGATGTAAGAAGCGGTTTTCCGATATTCACCTGCGAAAATCCGTAATCGTTACTGTGTAAAAATTTTAGAGCCTGTTTACGCATCAACTGATAACATTGATCCGATACCAATGTAACAGGTTGAATGTACACCTCATCCACTCCGATACGTGCAAAGTCCTGCATGATATCTGTGAAAGAAGAAATTTTATCATCATATTTCTCATTCCACTTTTCAACCAGTGCATCGGATAAGAATACGCGACGTACCTCCATATCAGCATACATGGTGCGCACTTTTTGTTCTATACTGCCAATGGATTTTTCCACCGCATCTTGATAAATTGATCCAAAGGATGCAATAATGATACCTTTCATATGTGACCTCCATATTGCTCATACATGAAACAATGTTCATAAATGAAAATTGTTATCAACTACTATGTAATAATACTACATGATTAGTGCACGGAAGTCAATGAGAAAATTTATCAATTATCCATCAATCTCTACAGTTTATCTTTACTCTGAGCCAAATTTATTATCGCTATTTATAATTTACAGGATAATTAACTACTTTCTTTTATGCTGCTTCTTATATCCCAACTGCCTTTTACAAATAATCTATAGATTATAAAGATATTTAAAAATGGAATCGGTAATAATATCAACCAAAAGGTACTATATAAACTATCATGTAATCGACGAGCAAATAACATCAAAATCGAGAAAATAGTATAAAAATATAGTAAGAAAAATATCCCCAAAGATATAGGTGTAAGCCAGGCTACTCCAATTGCATTTTTAAACGTAAGAAGAATTGATAATATATTTACATTTAAAGTCATAATTGTACTTAATGAAGCGACGCCTATAATTGCTTCTACACGTTTAGCTCTACCATTGAAACAAAATAATTGATAAATATAGATATCCATTAAATATTCTAGAATTCCCTTTTCATTAGCTAATGCTATCTTAGAACTTAAATATCCAATAGAGCATTCTGAAGAAACCATCTGAACACGACTATCTCCATATTTATTGTGAAATTGATTACTAGGTAAAAAATACAGCAATACTAGAGGAATGAAAATAATGGCTAATTCAACAAGGAAGATTTGTTCAAAAAAGGACACATATAACCCTTCAACAGAATATAACTCATAATAATATCGAGCATATACGACGCCGCCTATTAAACTCCATATACATAACCATTTTCCTGAGCATCCAAAATCATGCAGTCTACGCCTACTTAATTCTAATACTACTCCCACCCCCAATAACTTATAAATGTATCTTACATAATACATTAACTCACAATCTAGGGATAAATTATTAATAACTCCATTCCCGATAAAATAGGTAAAAAAACAGCCTATTAAAATAAATAAAAAATCATTTCTACGGATTCTTGTATTATGCAATAAATCATATATATTTTGTTTTAATAGGGCTGTCTCTCTATCTATCATCTGTTTCTTCCTCATAAAAATCTTCGTCAAATATAGATTTTTTTATAGCAACAAAGGTTCCACTATTAGTAAATACTTCTTTTTGCCCATATTTTCCCTCTTTAACAAAATATTTTTTACCATCACTTCGATTAATATATTTTTTCCCTTGACCTCGATATATTTCTGCAGCTGCCTCAGCCCTCATATTATCAATGTCCATATTAGGAAGTGATTTACTAACCAATGCCTCATCTTCTTCTGATACATCAGATTTAACCTCATAAGTATTAGTATATTCCGCTTCAATGCCTATTGGAACTCCATTCATATAATTAGATATATCATATACAGTATGATTACGGATTTGATCCGGTCCATATATATTATAATTTGAGTCCTCCACTTTTTTTAGAGTAACGATAGAGTTAGGATCATTGAAGTCTAAAGTTGTATGTAAAACCTT
It encodes the following:
- a CDS encoding sirohydrochlorin cobaltochelatase produces the protein MKGIIIASFGSIYQDAVEKSIGSIEQKVRTMYADMEVRRVFLSDALVEKWNEKYDDKISSFTDIMQDFARIGVDEVYIQPVTLVSDQCYQLMRKQALKFLHSNDYGFSQVNIGKPLLTSLGVKNYADDYEATLEGIIRHVNTKALNKSVVLMANGQNQLEFSTLQLKAMYGAAPNIAVFTTNGFPTFKQALTLLDRMGHKDVLVVPLALIGSTHLMDYLGGERSDSIYALLAEEGYNVSIWNEGLGENPYVQDLFLKHLGQAIRMSDRRRSTPRESVKPVMTSSSRVEVQGLIS
- a CDS encoding sirohydrochlorin cobaltochelatase, translated to MKQAILVVAFGSTVDSAREQNIDSVVKYISKSFPDYTVKLAFSSRIIVKRLRERGITIPTEQGALEQLIQDGYTHVYVQPLHFTGGEEFDKLKHNILAHEGEGRLEVLRVGRPLVYYMAQEEHPDDYQILIDRFIKSLNISGEDGLLLVGHGGLGSGNSSYGNLQFKLIRAGFTNVRVAVLENAPYITDVALPWDWLDGKRPNRIYVHPLLLVLGDHAQNDLFGDADDSVINEIAAAGYEVEPINSALGEYDVIHDIFRQHVQDCIDDIYGKRSAHRPAIPNIK
- a CDS encoding class II SORL domain-containing protein, giving the protein MAVHDYIKSGDFATEKHVPVIETVDTVKAGETFHVTLSVGKDIAHPNTVEHHIDWIKLYFVAEGTQLPYEIGAIDFNVHGDGATANEGPVVAVSEGTLAVALKKSGKLIAVSYCNIHGLWESEKDIVVA
- the cobI gene encoding precorrin-2 C(20)-methyltransferase, producing MKGKLYGIGVGPGDSELMTVKAARIVGEADIIITPKTEKKDGSVALNIAQPYIQEHTEIVPVVFPMVLDDATQQEGWEEAKRIILSYLDQGKSVVFLTLGDPMFYSTYMYVYRLIENTGHEIETIPGITAFCAIGSHLGYPIVEKEEVLAIVPATAPKEKIDAVLAVADDVVIMKVYKNFDEVQEVLLKHNMADDAVMISRVGLPDEQVFVGLDNMPKDSKLNYLSTILAKRKDR
- the cobO gene encoding cob(I)yrinic acid a,c-diamide adenosyltransferase, producing MSDRGLILVNTGNGKGKTTAALGVALRAVGQGFKVLILQFIKSGNGYGELAGLAKLGDNIEIRSMGKGFIYYKRDEISPAELDRHKKAAQEAWRTLVDEVNSDKWDLIIMDEINNAINYELIDVQSVVDMLQHKPERLHVILTGRYAKPEIIELADTVTEMKVVKHAYEKGIKAAKGIEF
- a CDS encoding DUF805 domain-containing protein; translation: MIDRETALLKQNIYDLLHNTRIRRNDFLFILIGCFFTYFIGNGVINNLSLDCELMYYVRYIYKLLGVGVVLELSRRRLHDFGCSGKWLCIWSLIGGVVYARYYYELYSVEGLYVSFFEQIFLVELAIIFIPLVLLYFLPSNQFHNKYGDSRVQMVSSECSIGYLSSKIALANEKGILEYLMDIYIYQLFCFNGRAKRVEAIIGVASLSTIMTLNVNILSILLTFKNAIGVAWLTPISLGIFFLLYFYTIFSILMLFARRLHDSLYSTFWLILLPIPFLNIFIIYRLFVKGSWDIRSSIKESS
- a CDS encoding aspartate kinase, with the translated sequence MALIVKKFGGSSVATPEKIFNIVDRVIREKQSDDQIVVVVSAMGDTTDDLVALAKQVTSKPYGREMDRLLCTGEQVTIALMAMAFIERGQKAISMTGAQAGITSSDNFNKGRILEIDPNRVFTALNEGNIVVVAGFQGITDIGDMVTLGRGGSDTTAVALAGAMEADVCEIFTDVDGVYSTDPRVAKEAFKLEEVTYGEMLEMARLGAGVMQPRAVEMGFRYGVPIHVRSTFSDTTGTIIREDYTVEANKHVITGVADDTNTAKVALVGVENKPGIAATVFKALAEKNVDVDMIVQSIRSKNEPKTDLIFTIALDDVVLAREVLAQLQQSIDIEAVNIDEKMAKVSIIGAGMLGQPGVAAQMFDILSKEGINIEIISTSEISISCLVAEDRVKDAVRVIHNGLILDKRG
- a CDS encoding cobyrinate a,c-diamide synthase; the protein is MNTVQIPRVVIAGTNSGVGKTTIVAGLLAAYAGEGRTVQSFKVGPDYIDPGFHKIASGRDSYNLDTWLVPSHKLNPFFASMANGVDLAIIEGVMGLYDGGREGVSSTAQIAKQLQAPVVLVIDCKAMGESGAAIAKGFRDYDPEVNFGGVILNRLGSVNHERMIREGMDKIGVSVIGAIYRDDRMHSPERHLGLTPVTESDPTEAIATIRSAVEKMVDLERLFSIASSAPAIELPEATDTTHMQKKAKIGVAYDEAFSFYYPASLAALEKKGAELVYFSPLNDVEIPSVDGLIFGGGFPEMFLHQLSANEAMKSSIREASEQGMPIYAECGGLMYLCETIHDFEGSVYDTVGIVPANCKMQQNLQKVGYVTATAKRDTLLGDTGASLRGHEFHFSTMEPTIEDFPWAFHLEGGRKPQSYDGGYASNNVLASYLHLNFAGTDEGAQHFVNRCEAFKNNR